A stretch of the Asticcacaulis sp. ZE23SCel15 genome encodes the following:
- the hemE gene encoding uroporphyrinogen decarboxylase, translating to MTIEPSSVLMAPILKALNGQTQAIPPVWFMRQAGRYLPEYRALRATTPDFISFCLNPEKAAEATLQPIRRFGFDAAILFSDILVIPQALGQNVAFEAGEGPVLGELPALEAMRDLAGQAGVHLKNVGETLMRVRAAIDPAKTTLIGFCGGPWTVMTYMLNGRKAQDRTLIRAFVYDNPTYVAQLLDIVIEASAHYLKMQADSGAQVLKIFESWAEGLPDPYFDELIIAPHKKLIARVRELGVTLPIIGFPRGSEVRLFDYLEAVNVEALALGTATPLKLGRELQQIKPIQGALDPVVLRSGGVALDAAIDRLLEAWGQGPYIFNLGHGIFLDTPIAHVENALKRIRG from the coding sequence ATGACGATTGAACCTTCCTCAGTGCTTATGGCCCCGATCCTTAAGGCCCTAAATGGCCAGACCCAAGCCATACCCCCGGTATGGTTCATGCGTCAGGCCGGACGCTACCTGCCGGAATACAGGGCTTTACGCGCCACCACACCTGATTTCATCTCGTTCTGCCTCAATCCGGAGAAGGCGGCTGAGGCCACTTTGCAGCCGATAAGGCGCTTTGGATTCGATGCGGCGATCCTGTTTTCAGACATACTGGTGATCCCACAAGCCTTGGGTCAGAATGTCGCCTTTGAAGCCGGTGAGGGGCCGGTGCTTGGGGAACTACCCGCATTAGAGGCCATGCGCGATCTGGCGGGTCAGGCGGGCGTACACCTTAAAAACGTCGGTGAAACCCTGATGCGGGTGCGGGCCGCAATTGATCCGGCTAAAACCACGCTGATCGGGTTTTGCGGCGGGCCGTGGACCGTCATGACCTATATGCTCAATGGCCGCAAAGCGCAGGATCGCACTTTGATCCGGGCGTTTGTGTACGATAATCCAACCTATGTCGCGCAACTGCTGGATATCGTCATCGAAGCGTCGGCCCATTATCTGAAGATGCAGGCGGACTCTGGCGCGCAGGTGCTTAAAATCTTTGAAAGCTGGGCAGAAGGTTTGCCCGATCCTTACTTTGACGAACTGATCATCGCGCCGCACAAAAAACTGATCGCACGGGTGAGGGAGTTGGGCGTGACCTTACCGATCATTGGCTTTCCGCGGGGGTCTGAGGTGCGGTTGTTTGATTACCTTGAGGCCGTGAATGTCGAGGCTCTGGCGCTGGGGACGGCGACCCCGCTGAAACTGGGCCGTGAATTACAACAGATAAAACCAATCCAGGGCGCGCTTGATCCCGTAGTGTTAAGGTCGGGCGGTGTGGCCCTTGATGCTGCCATTGACCGGTTGCTTGAGGCGTGGGGGCAGGGGCCGTACATCTTCAATCTGGGTCACGGTATATTTCTGGATACCCCGATCGCCCATGTCGAAAATGCACTGAAACGGATCAGAGGCTGA
- a CDS encoding pyruvate, water dikinase regulatory protein — protein MTSDSLKTLSSKIGTYFHVHLVSDSTGETLNALAKAAAARFEGILPIEHIYVLIRSPKQLDRALVEIESFPGIVLHTIVDSELRTNLEIRCRELDIPAIGVLDPMVVAFSRYLGAAVSKRIGAQHNLDNEYFERIEALNYAIAHDDGALADRLAQAEVILVGVSRTSKTPTCIYLAHRGIKAANIPLVPGSPLPEEIDNLTEPLIVGLIASPERLISIRKNRLLSLNNDDRPSTYTDTEAVRNEIIAARRFFERKEWPVIDVTRRSIEETSAAIISLLNEKRTGRLGGI, from the coding sequence ATGACCTCGGACAGCCTGAAAACCCTATCCTCTAAGATTGGCACCTATTTTCATGTCCATCTGGTCTCGGACTCAACCGGCGAAACCCTTAATGCTCTGGCGAAGGCGGCGGCGGCGCGCTTTGAAGGCATTTTGCCGATTGAACACATCTATGTGCTGATCCGCTCACCCAAGCAGCTTGACCGGGCACTGGTCGAGATCGAAAGCTTTCCGGGCATTGTGTTACATACGATTGTCGATTCAGAGTTGCGCACCAATCTGGAAATCCGCTGCCGCGAATTGGATATACCGGCGATTGGCGTGCTTGACCCGATGGTGGTGGCGTTTTCGCGCTATCTGGGGGCGGCGGTCTCTAAGCGCATCGGCGCCCAGCACAATCTTGATAATGAATATTTTGAACGTATCGAAGCGCTCAACTACGCCATTGCCCATGATGACGGCGCTCTGGCCGACCGTCTGGCCCAGGCCGAGGTCATTCTGGTGGGTGTGTCGCGCACCTCAAAGACACCGACCTGCATCTATCTGGCTCACCGCGGCATCAAGGCCGCCAATATTCCGCTGGTGCCGGGCAGTCCACTGCCCGAAGAAATTGATAATCTGACCGAGCCGCTAATTGTTGGCCTGATTGCCTCACCTGAGCGGCTGATTTCGATCCGTAAAAACCGGCTGCTGTCGCTGAATAATGACGATCGGCCCTCGACCTATACCGACACCGAGGCCGTCCGTAACGAGATCATCGCCGCCCGCCGGTTTTTTGAGCGTAAAGAATGGCCGGTGATCGATGTCACCCGCCGCAGTATCGAAGAAACCTCAGCGGCGATTATCAGCTTACTTAATGAAAAGCGGACAGGCAGGTTAGGCGGGATTTAA
- a CDS encoding Maf family protein: MTENLILASGSKIRATLLTNAGLSFDVMPAHIDEEAIKDEYLARAHSPKSVALKLAQEKALHISLRHDGLVIGADSVVEINRDLISKSDTFEAARTLLKRFSGQTHYLHSAVALAQGGQIVWSHVGTAELSVRRLNDAFIDGYLAQAGEEVLKSVGCYQLEGLGLQLFDDIRGDYFTILGLPMLPLLNQLRHLEVIAS, encoded by the coding sequence ATGACTGAAAACCTGATCCTTGCTTCCGGCTCTAAAATCCGCGCCACCTTGCTGACCAATGCGGGTTTAAGCTTTGACGTTATGCCCGCCCATATCGACGAAGAGGCGATTAAGGATGAATATCTGGCTCGCGCCCATAGTCCTAAATCGGTGGCCCTGAAACTGGCGCAGGAAAAGGCGCTCCACATATCCCTGCGCCACGACGGTCTGGTGATCGGGGCGGATTCGGTCGTTGAGATTAATCGTGACCTGATCAGCAAATCCGACACCTTTGAGGCGGCGAGGACCCTGCTTAAGCGCTTTAGCGGTCAGACCCATTACCTTCATTCGGCGGTGGCTCTGGCGCAAGGCGGGCAGATCGTCTGGTCCCATGTCGGCACGGCGGAACTGAGCGTGCGCCGCCTGAACGATGCTTTTATCGATGGCTATCTGGCGCAGGCTGGCGAAGAGGTGTTGAAAAGCGTAGGCTGTTACCAACTCGAAGGGCTGGGGCTGCAACTGTTTGATGACATTCGCGGCGATTATTTTACAATTCTGGGCCTGCCCATGCTGCCACTGCTGAACCAATTGCGTCACTTAGAGGTCATTGCATCATGA
- a CDS encoding shikimate dehydrogenase translates to MIETLPTGAAKVAGVVGQPIHQSLSPFLHNAWLRELRLNGVYAPFSPKDEHGFERLILSCRTNGIKGLNVTAPYKEIALKLADSYSDIALSCGSANLLAFDDEGHVHANSTDGLGLIRAFELQSPGCDLKKPVAIMGAGGAARAVIAALLARGCTDVRIVNRTIARAEELVFAFKDGVSAFDVTQIARAFDGVSAIINAASGGPLPLFDHAPEDATAMDMTYRPLKTAWLQAAEARGLKLVDGLNMLIEQARPSFEAFYGEAPPAEFDIRDLALRYLGEVL, encoded by the coding sequence ATGATTGAGACCTTACCCACAGGGGCGGCGAAAGTGGCCGGCGTGGTTGGCCAGCCGATCCACCAGTCCTTAAGCCCGTTTTTGCATAACGCCTGGTTGCGTGAATTGCGCCTCAATGGGGTCTATGCGCCGTTTTCACCCAAGGACGAGCATGGTTTTGAACGCCTGATCCTGTCGTGCCGGACCAATGGTATCAAGGGATTGAATGTCACCGCCCCGTATAAGGAAATCGCCCTTAAACTGGCCGACAGCTATTCCGATATAGCGCTTTCCTGCGGTTCGGCTAATCTGCTGGCCTTTGATGATGAAGGTCATGTCCATGCCAATTCCACCGATGGGCTCGGGCTGATCCGGGCGTTTGAACTGCAATCGCCCGGTTGCGACCTGAAGAAGCCGGTTGCGATCATGGGGGCAGGGGGCGCGGCCCGCGCGGTCATCGCCGCCCTGCTAGCCAGGGGTTGCACCGATGTGCGCATCGTCAACCGCACCATCGCCCGCGCCGAAGAACTGGTTTTTGCCTTCAAAGACGGCGTGTCGGCCTTTGATGTCACCCAGATCGCGCGCGCCTTTGACGGGGTGAGCGCGATCATCAACGCCGCCTCCGGCGGGCCCTTGCCGCTATTTGATCACGCGCCAGAAGATGCCACGGCTATGGATATGACCTATCGGCCACTCAAAACCGCGTGGTTACAGGCGGCGGAGGCGAGGGGGCTTAAGCTGGTTGATGGCCTGAATATGCTGATTGAGCAGGCGCGGCCGTCGTTTGAAGCCTTTTATGGCGAAGCGCCGCCTGCCGAATTTGATATCCGCGATCTGGCCCTGCGCTATCTGGGGGAAGTTCTGTGA
- the coaE gene encoding dephospho-CoA kinase (Dephospho-CoA kinase (CoaE) performs the final step in coenzyme A biosynthesis.) — MTKKPVIRLGLTGSIGMGKSTVAKMFADLGVPVWDADEVVHRLYATSQPLKDKLCLAFGVILKDNSIDRARLSEILKADPSKFAVLDAIVHPLVREDRAGFMETHRDSPLVLADIPLLYETGSEKNLDYVLVVSAPPEVQKARVMARPGMTEAKFNDILSRQISDAEKRQRANFLILTDQPLEATRAEVAALYTKLIYGNLDKPLRSNP, encoded by the coding sequence GTGACCAAAAAGCCTGTAATAAGATTGGGCCTGACCGGCTCAATCGGCATGGGCAAATCGACGGTCGCGAAGATGTTCGCGGATCTGGGCGTGCCGGTCTGGGATGCTGATGAGGTGGTCCATCGGCTTTATGCGACCTCGCAACCCCTGAAAGATAAGCTATGTTTGGCGTTCGGGGTGATCCTGAAAGACAACAGCATCGACCGCGCCCGTTTGTCGGAAATCCTGAAAGCTGATCCGTCGAAGTTTGCGGTACTGGACGCCATTGTCCATCCCTTGGTGCGCGAAGATCGTGCTGGCTTTATGGAAACCCATAGGGACTCACCGCTGGTTCTTGCCGATATTCCGCTGCTGTATGAGACCGGGTCTGAGAAAAACCTCGACTATGTTCTGGTGGTGAGTGCCCCGCCGGAGGTGCAAAAAGCGCGCGTTATGGCCCGCCCCGGCATGACTGAGGCCAAGTTTAACGATATTCTGTCGCGCCAGATCAGTGATGCTGAAAAACGTCAGCGGGCTAACTTTCTGATCCTGACCGATCAGCCGCTTGAGGCGACCCGCGCCGAGGTGGCGGCACTGTACACCAAATTAATCTACGGCAATCTGGACAAACCCCTGCGAAGCAACCCATAA
- the dnaQ gene encoding DNA polymerase III subunit epsilon produces the protein MAREIVFDTETTGIDPRAGHRLIEIGCVELEDLLPTGRSLHRYMDPERIIEADATRIHGITNEMVAGKPKFADLAEEFLNFVGDSRIIAHNASFDRGFINMELERLGRVTLPETQWLDTLEIARNVFPGMANSLDALCRRYNISLAERDKHGALLDARLLADVYLELMGGKERGLDLAMASDFGEDGLAYKAKPYGPRPKPLPSQIHPEEAQAHKAFIAKYLKDKALWPADTNYQ, from the coding sequence ATGGCCAGAGAAATTGTCTTCGATACCGAAACCACCGGCATTGACCCCAGGGCGGGGCACCGCCTGATTGAAATCGGCTGTGTCGAGCTTGAGGATCTTTTGCCGACGGGTCGCAGTTTGCACCGCTACATGGACCCTGAGCGGATTATCGAGGCTGATGCCACGCGCATCCACGGCATCACCAATGAGATGGTGGCGGGAAAGCCGAAGTTTGCCGATCTGGCCGAAGAATTCCTGAACTTTGTAGGTGACAGCCGCATCATTGCCCATAATGCCAGCTTTGACCGCGGCTTCATCAATATGGAGCTGGAGCGCCTAGGTCGTGTGACGTTGCCGGAGACCCAGTGGCTCGATACGCTTGAGATTGCGCGTAACGTCTTTCCGGGTATGGCCAATTCGCTGGATGCCCTGTGCCGACGCTATAATATTTCGCTGGCCGAGCGCGATAAGCACGGCGCTTTGCTTGATGCGCGGCTGCTGGCCGACGTTTATCTGGAACTGATGGGCGGCAAGGAGCGGGGGCTGGACCTCGCCATGGCCAGTGACTTTGGTGAGGATGGACTGGCCTATAAGGCCAAACCCTACGGCCCGCGCCCGAAACCTTTGCCATCGCAAATTCATCCGGAGGAGGCGCAGGCTCACAAAGCGTTTATAGCTAAGTACCTGAAAGACAAGGCCCTCTGGCCTGCGGATACCAACTACCAATAA
- the secB gene encoding protein-export chaperone SecB, with the protein MTDTVAPEANTQNGAQTEGLTALPANMQVLAQFIRDFSFENPRAPQSLRMDVRPEVDMGVEMNAKGRPDGLFEVDLKLSVKATNPEGPVFNIELVYGGLFQLANVPQHMVEPTLLVECPRYLFPFARRIISDVTADGGFFPPFMVEPIDFAALYMSQKNAGSIGETAGQA; encoded by the coding sequence ATGACTGATACCGTGGCTCCTGAAGCCAACACCCAAAACGGGGCCCAGACCGAAGGCCTCACCGCCCTGCCCGCCAATATGCAGGTTTTAGCCCAGTTCATCCGCGATTTTTCGTTTGAAAACCCGCGCGCGCCGCAGTCGCTGCGCATGGATGTCCGTCCCGAAGTCGATATGGGCGTGGAGATGAACGCCAAGGGCCGCCCGGATGGCCTGTTCGAGGTTGATCTTAAGCTGTCGGTTAAGGCCACTAACCCCGAAGGGCCGGTATTTAATATCGAACTGGTTTACGGTGGCCTGTTCCAATTGGCTAATGTCCCGCAACATATGGTCGAGCCGACCCTGCTGGTCGAATGTCCGCGCTACCTGTTCCCGTTTGCACGCCGTATCATTTCGGATGTCACGGCTGATGGTGGCTTCTTCCCGCCGTTCATGGTCGAGCCAATCGATTTCGCGGCGCTTTACATGTCGCAAAAGAACGCAGGCTCTATCGGCGAAACTGCCGGTCAGGCCTAA
- a CDS encoding Tim44/TimA family putative adaptor protein: protein MSVELVIFAVIAVVVLFQLYNVLGRRVGFKVEDKPAPRISEDGDGPVRIEKKPEAPKFPNLEALKARDPQFNEINFIEKARETYEGVVVAFTKGDVDPVKDRLADNVYNVFSKAVQNRDPSAPKESVTFVDGPKVDMELIDFKDDFAHIRVRFLSELLYQTEAAKPAEPTVPETDVLPVPVEAKKTHKRTAEYWTFHKNLKSGNNPWLLAKVEAAKA, encoded by the coding sequence ATGTCGGTCGAACTGGTTATATTTGCGGTCATTGCCGTAGTGGTTTTGTTCCAGCTTTATAATGTCTTAGGCCGTCGCGTGGGCTTTAAGGTCGAGGACAAGCCTGCTCCCCGGATAAGCGAGGATGGTGACGGACCGGTTCGTATCGAAAAAAAGCCCGAAGCCCCGAAGTTTCCCAACCTCGAAGCGCTCAAAGCCCGCGACCCGCAATTCAATGAAATCAACTTCATTGAAAAGGCGCGCGAAACCTACGAAGGTGTCGTCGTGGCCTTCACCAAGGGCGATGTCGACCCGGTCAAGGATCGTCTGGCCGACAACGTCTATAATGTGTTCTCAAAAGCCGTTCAGAACCGCGATCCGTCGGCACCCAAGGAAAGCGTGACCTTTGTCGATGGACCCAAGGTCGATATGGAATTGATCGATTTCAAGGATGACTTCGCGCATATCCGTGTGCGTTTCCTGTCGGAACTGCTCTATCAGACTGAGGCCGCAAAGCCTGCTGAGCCAACCGTGCCGGAAACCGATGTACTGCCGGTGCCGGTTGAGGCTAAGAAAACCCATAAGCGCACCGCCGAATACTGGACGTTCCATAAGAACCTGAAATCCGGCAATAATCCGTGGCTGCTGGCCAAGGTCGAGGCGGCCAAGGCGTGA
- a CDS encoding MltA domain-containing protein: MRLKLLAGLALSAMLAACAQTPKPVTPTPLPPVTPKPAPVPEPSSPLKPLASLPGWGLSDSFVAFEALRGTCAYKKGRQYQRVCENLSHTDFAGPDDIKAFFEANFGVEGLDGEGLLTAYFVPEYEAVSAPDAEFSQPVRLKPADLVIVRGDQMFPPQTATKVAARVVDGQYVPYYTRAEIEAQPAETPLYMRPEDYFFMQLQGSGYLELPDGSKFLAAYAADNGHPFVGIAKPMVDRGIWKKTNLPATISAPGWRPIVAMWRAR, translated from the coding sequence GTGAGGTTAAAACTACTGGCGGGCCTTGCACTGTCGGCAATGTTGGCCGCGTGCGCGCAAACCCCTAAACCTGTAACGCCGACCCCGCTGCCGCCGGTAACACCCAAACCCGCGCCGGTTCCCGAACCGTCTTCGCCCCTTAAACCCCTGGCCAGTCTGCCTGGATGGGGTCTGTCGGATTCTTTTGTGGCGTTTGAAGCGCTGCGCGGGACATGCGCTTATAAAAAAGGCCGGCAGTATCAGCGCGTGTGCGAAAACCTAAGCCACACTGATTTTGCGGGTCCTGATGATATCAAAGCCTTTTTCGAAGCCAATTTTGGAGTCGAGGGTCTGGACGGTGAGGGGCTGCTGACGGCCTATTTCGTGCCGGAATATGAAGCAGTCTCAGCACCCGATGCCGAATTTTCGCAACCTGTGCGCCTTAAACCTGCTGATCTGGTGATTGTGCGTGGCGATCAGATGTTTCCGCCGCAAACAGCCACTAAGGTCGCTGCACGTGTGGTCGACGGCCAATATGTCCCGTATTACACCCGCGCTGAGATCGAAGCCCAACCTGCCGAAACCCCGCTTTATATGCGGCCTGAAGACTATTTCTTCATGCAGCTTCAGGGGTCAGGCTATCTGGAATTACCGGACGGGTCCAAGTTTCTGGCCGCCTATGCTGCCGATAATGGCCACCCGTTTGTGGGGATTGCAAAGCCCATGGTAGATCGCGGAATCTGGAAAAAGACAAATCTTCCGGCGACAATATCCGCGCCTGGCTGGCGGCCAATCGTGGCGATGTGGCGCGCGAGATGA
- a CDS encoding 3D domain-containing protein has translation MMNLNPRYAFFKIEDPHDPLGAAGVPLPGGSAIAVDPAHHQYGDLYWIDANAGALKDAFPQYQRMVSALDTGGAIKGKIRADLYMGHGARAGTEAGRVKHKLKMWRIVPKH, from the coding sequence ATGATGAATCTCAATCCGCGTTATGCGTTTTTCAAGATCGAAGATCCGCACGATCCGCTGGGTGCGGCGGGTGTGCCCTTGCCGGGCGGATCAGCGATTGCGGTTGATCCGGCGCACCATCAGTACGGCGACCTGTACTGGATCGATGCCAATGCGGGCGCGTTAAAAGACGCCTTCCCGCAGTATCAGCGCATGGTCTCGGCGCTCGATACCGGCGGCGCGATCAAGGGTAAAATCCGGGCGGATCTGTATATGGGCCACGGCGCCCGTGCCGGTACCGAAGCGGGCCGCGTCAAACACAAACTTAAAATGTGGCGGATCGTACCTAAACATTAA
- a CDS encoding MAPEG family protein, with the protein MLHPVLALIAWTMLMLVWLYAARITALFAHKVDPQRLTDKRLLAQLPPYARDPADNYANLLEQPVLFYALSSVIHLSGWGDRLFITLAWIYVGLRIVHSLIQAVHNIVILRFCVFLCATGILGYMLVRTIRVAFNV; encoded by the coding sequence ATGTTGCACCCGGTTCTGGCCCTGATTGCGTGGACGATGCTGATGCTGGTTTGGCTTTATGCCGCCCGCATAACGGCTTTGTTTGCCCATAAGGTAGACCCGCAGCGCCTGACCGATAAGCGGCTACTGGCGCAATTGCCGCCCTATGCCCGTGACCCTGCCGATAACTATGCCAACCTGCTGGAGCAGCCCGTGCTGTTCTATGCCTTAAGCAGCGTCATTCACCTGAGCGGCTGGGGCGATCGCCTGTTTATAACGCTGGCGTGGATCTATGTGGGCCTGCGGATCGTCCATTCGCTGATACAGGCGGTGCACAATATCGTCATTTTGCGCTTTTGCGTGTTTTTGTGCGCCACCGGCATATTGGGTTATATGTTGGTGCGGACGATCCGGGTCGCCTTTAATGTTTAG